CCAGTGACTCCGATGTTTGCATGTATAATTACAGAAGAAAACAAGATTATAAAGTTAAGGATGACtcacaatgttcttttttcctttgtatTTTTCTGCATAAATAGAGTGTTGGTACATGATTGTGTTCGCCATTGTTTGATCAAGTGATGTACTATCAAGTTAACCTATacatgtgaatatatatatatatatttgtatgtatgtactAAAGGGTTATTGTTATTTGCTTATTTTGCATGTATTTCAGGCTATTTAAAGAGTCACCGCACCCAGATGAGAAACAAAGGCAGCAATTGAGCAAGCAATTGGGCCTGGCTCCTCGCCAGATCAAGTTTTGGTTTCAAAATCGTCGAACCCAAATCAAGGTgcgtgacatatatatatatatatagctcatagttatgaaaatgaaaaacgcCCAGTCGTTTGGTGGGCATTGGGCTGGAAAATTTTCGGTTACCAAAAAGAATTTTAAACTTTCATCTAATATTAAAAGTAAGATGCATGAGTActcatttatttaatttttaatttaatataattgaGACGACTACATATTTTCAGGCTATACAAGAACGCCATGAGAATTCCTTgttgaaaaatgaaatagagaAACTAAGAGAGGGCAATAAAGCCATGAGAGAAACCATAAACAAAGCTTGTTGCCCCAACTGTGGCATGGCTACTACTAGCAGAGACGCAAGCATAACAACTGAAGACCAACAATTACGCATAGAAAATGCCAAGCTCAAAGCCGAGGTTTGATATCAATGCTACAAACTTCTACAACATTTTCAAAGCTAAATTtatcatctatatatacatgtatatatatctatacattcttgaagaattttttggtattttgtcaatttatatAGGTCGAGAGGCTTCGAAAAGCGATAGGAAAATACTCTGCAGGAGCTACGGCTTCTTGCTCAGAAAATGAGCAAGAAAACAGAAGCTCATTAGATTTCTACACTGGAATTTTTGGGCTTGAGAAGTCGAGAATTATGGAGATTGCGAATCAAGCATTGGAAGAGCTCAAAAAGATGGCTACAGCAGGAGAACCACTGTGGATTCGAAGCTTGGAGACGGGGCGCGAAATACTTAATTATGATGAATATGTGAAAGAGTTTAAGGTTGAATATTCAAGCAATGAGAGGCCCAAGAGATCGATCGAGGCGTCGAGAGAGACTGGTTTTGTTTTTGTCGATCTGCCAAAACTAGTACAAAGCTTCATGGATGTGGTGAGAGAAAAGGATTCTCCATCTTTGGTTGTTTTCACTTTTAAGCCCATCATGTCTTTTGGATGGTTGAATGGGTGTAAACTGTGAACTACCAGAGCAGCCCTCACCATGCTAGCGATAGGTAAGACTAGGCCGAAACTCATGCGTGTAGAGGCCTAAAAGTGGGACAAGCCACGAAACCATAATTCCAAAAAGAAATATCCTTGGtggttggttcgaactctcgACCTCGGGTGTCATACGCTCTAAATCCAGAGAGAATAGATAACCAACTAAGCTATCGccaagtgaattttttttttcacgttGACAGTTAACGATGGTATACATGAACTaatcaatcttcttcttctccttgttttattttggtataGAATCAATGGAAGGAAATGTTTCCATGCATAATCTCAAAAGCCGCCACGGTCGACCTTATCAGCAATGGTGAAGGTGGTACTAAAAATGGTGCGGTACAATTGGTGAGTAAGTTCAAAACAAATCTAAATTTTGTGTTGTTTCTGGACCTCAAGAAGATAAGATTCCATTATTTAAAACCTGGGTTCTCTTATGTAATGACATTTGATTATTGGGTGCAGATGTTTGCAGAGCTACAGATGCTCACGCCAACGGTGCCCACAAGAGAAGTGTATTTTGTCAGATATTGCAAGCAACTGAGTTCTGAACAATGGGCAATTGTCGATGTTTCAGTAGATAAGGTTGAAGAAAATATCGATGCTTCACTGTCAAAATGCAGAAAACGCCCTTCCGGTTGCATTATTGAGGATAAATCAAATGGTCACTGCaaggtgtacatatatatacatatatatgtttacagATCATATGCTttgtgtattattattattatgtcaattATGCCGATGAATTCTACACTTTTAAACACTTGTTAGGTGATTTGGGTGGAGCACTTGGAATGCCAGAAGAGCCCAGTTCACAGCTTGTATCGGACTGTCGTTAATGGCGGTCTGGCCTTTGGGGCAACGCATTGGATCGCCACATTACAGCTCCAGTGTGAAAGGCTTGTTTTCTTCATGGCAACCAATGTTCCTACCAAGGATTCAAGTGGTAAGCCCAACAGCATTCACATATATTTTCAATCATATTCAAGAAGGAAGCATTTTAACTGTGTTCAACAATAGGTGTTGCCACACTGGCTGGGAGGAAGAGCATTTTGAAGTTGGCACAGAGAATGACATGGAGCTTTTATCACGCAATCGGGGCGTCAAGCTACCATACATGGAACAAGGTCACAAGCAAAACAGGGGAGGACATAAGGATTTCTTCCAGGAAGAACTTAAACGATCCTGGCGAACCTATCGGGGTGATCCTGTGTGCAGTTTCATCTTTGTGGTTGCCTGTCTCTCCTCATGTCCTGTTCGATTTCTTAAGAGATGAAGCTCATCGACATGAGGTATGATTCCCTCACCTAAATGATAATAGAAGAATCACAAAGGGAAGTTTTGGTTAACAAATATTGCTATGAACTTTCAGTGGGATATCATGTCAAGTGGAGGTCCAGCACAAACCATAGCAAACTTAGCCAACGGCCAAGATCGCGGCAATACAGTAACGATTCAAGTAAGCTCTTGACGGCCAAAGTGTAGGAAacaaagattaataaaaaataataataaattcttTCAATGTGTTATCTGCAGTTTTAATAGCATAATGCATACTGCATAGAGTAAGAATCCAGTTTCCTAAACTTATCTTGGTTTACAAATTCAGGCAATGAATGTAAATGAGAATAGCATGTGGATACTCCAAGATGGCTGCACAAATGCATATGAATCCATGGTGGTTTATGCTCCTGTGAACATTACAGGCATGCAGTCTGTGATTACTGGATGTGACTCAAGCAATGTAGCAGTGCTACCTTCAGGGTACTCAATTCTTCCAGATGGGATTGAGTCAAGACCTCAAGTGATCACATCTAGGCAAGAGGAGAAGAGCACAGAAGGAGGATCTTTGCTTACTATAGCATTTCAAGTTCTAACTAATGCATCTCCAATGGCCAAACTTACCATGGAATCTGTCGAGTCTGTTAACACATTAATATCATGCACATTGCGAAATATTAAAACAAGCTTAAAATGCGAAGATAGTTGATTGTCGTAGCCTTTATTAATTAGGAAACACTTATGATTGTTAAATTATTAGGGTTTTCTCTATTCCTCCccaagattttttttgaaacagaggAGGttatcttctttctcttttttttgtagaTTTGTTTTACATCTTCTTCAATTAGAATGGACAACATGGAGTAGCAGATTTATTTGTAGCTGGAATTTTGAGAGTAATCTACAAATCTAAAAAATGAGATACTCATATACAGAATTCTTATTGATCGAATTCATTTTGTCGGCAACATATATATCATAAGAATCAACTCAGATGTAACAAAGATAGACCATGACTACCAACAAGGGAAGATTTCATTTATCTATTTATCTGTTAGTGTAATCACTTATACTCCAACAAGAGAAATCAAACCAAATATTCAAATGGAGTTTCATCTATTCACTCTGATCAATCGCTGCATCATATATTTACACAAAAAGGAGCTCACAAATCACTTAACAAACATGGTATATCAAATCAACCAGAATCAAAGTTTTGCCTTTTAAgggttgctgaaaaaaaaagatCTCCAAATATTATCCCCATTGTTTGTAAACTTCCCCATGCCAATGgatcccttttttatttttacattctCCTCCCAAAGCACTATTGGAGTCCATCTAGTCCTCTGGCCTGCTTTCAGTACCATGGGGttgccttatatatatatttaagatATTCAATTTCCATATCCATTTGGTAAAAGTTAATGCAAATAATTCATTTCCTCCCTACAGTGCTAATGTTCACTTGTAGAGAGAGTCtatcttaaaagtttaaaactGTTTGCCGGGGAGTCAGTCaatgttaaaataataaaatcactCCAGCTATGCAACAGTGCGCATTGCAAGCCCATAGACAACATCtcctatgcatacaattgaacaTGTAGGCTCCAACTCCCCCTGCATACTAGACTGTCAAAACACATCTTAGGCCAGTCGTCACAGGAAAGGTTCATGTTATGGTTTCCATTCACATACGATAATAAAAAATCTGCTCTAATAACATTTATCAAAGCTAATACCAGTATTCCAAAACACTACAGCCTACCCAATGTTATAAGTGTTCTCGAATTCTACATCATTGGTAAACCACAAAGTTAAATCCATTTTCTCAGCTATCATTCCAAGTTCCAGATAATTTATGTTTCTCGTTATAATCAGCTGCGAATGAACTTCTCACTTCATGGCACAATATTCACTCTAACATAACTACAAAAGACTACCTAATCATGTCCTTTCAAACTTGTTCCTCGTGCTTTCATCCGATCCTCTAAAATTTTCCTCACTGTTCCTAACCACCCTTCATAATTTGACCCCACCTCAAGCTTTCCCCAAAATCAGAACAACTAAGCCACACCAACTCAAGCGAAATGGTCGAAATCTAAGTACAAAAACAgttaaaatcaaagtaaaatCCAAGCTGCTCTTTGAGAGTAGAGGATCAGCAAGATAACAGTAACTGTGATGCCAGGGCAATCCATACCAGGAAataacaaattctgaaaaagatgATAATTTCATTGTCTTCAAACAAGAAACTATCCCAAACAGAACCAAATTAACAATACAAAATAATCTCAAACAACAGACCTCACACTAAGCCTGTAGCTCCTCCCCTTGCTGAGACTCCAAAGGAATTCCAAGCTCCTGTGCCACCCCATCTTGGCTTCCCTCactctcctccttcttctccttATTCTTCTTCCGAACCTGTACAGGCATGGCAACAAAAGCCTTGGTCTTGCTAATGGGTCTGCTTTTGAGAAGCTGAACGATGTCCCCAACTTTGAACTGGTTATCCTCATCGTGAGCCtggtacttcttcttcttcctcactctCCTCTTGTACTTGGGGTGTGGCGCCAGGCGGGTCACCTCCACCGCTACGGTCTTGTTGCTTGTGGAGCAAACTACTTTGCCCTGCATTGATTTCAATGCCCTGATTGGAGGCATAAAGGAGGGTCGCGAAAGGGATGGAGGAGGGATTGGTGAGGGTTTTGAGAGAGTGATGCCATGGAGGAATGGATTGGAAATCTTCAAAGAATTGAGTGAGGACGCCAGTAACATTTTTGTCTGGGGTATGGGAAGATCCCAAATGAGGATAGCCCGATAAGGGAGGAAAGGAGATGAGGGAGAATGATGGGCTTTATTTGTATTTATTAATGGGTTAATATCATTTTTACACATTGAAACACTGAAAGATAGTCGCTGTTTTAATTTATAGatcgttgtttaaaatgtttcaatttgatcattcaataataaaattatttcaagagCAGATTTTTTCACTTTGATACAGTCAAACTGTATATGTGATAATTAATATTTGGAGAGTCAATGAGTCACATGTTCAGTTTGATTGCCCCAATGTGAAAAAATATgtccaaaagaccaagttgaaacaattttagaGGCAGTTGCTTCTTAATCGTAAAATACTTGCGCAAATGgctatattaaataaaaaaagtcTTTATATGATTtccaatgaaataaaaaaataaggcAATTGGAACGAATCGCTCGAGATGCTTTAAATGGAGTTCCCTGAATAATGAACTCCGGGAAGGTAGAGTAGAAATTTGTATTATAGAATAGGATAGGATACAGTCGTTAAAATGAGCAAACACGTTCAATAAAAAAAGATTGATTCCTTGTTCTTACCCAATTCAATTCGTTTTTTTCTTACAACCtgtattttaaacaaaaaagaaatcctTATTTGAATTCGGATTGGGAGTTTGATTCTATTGAAGAGTAAGCCTATTGATTTGATTTCGGGTTCTAAAACCAGCAGTTCTAGCAGTCGACTCGCCTTTTTCAAATTGTTTTTCATTATTAAGAAACGGTAACAAAGATAAAATACGAGCTTGTTTGATAGCAATAATTAGATGAtcaattgaaacattttaaataatGGTGCGTAGATTGAAACATTGATTATCTTTCGATGTG
This genomic stretch from Tripterygium wilfordii isolate XIE 37 chromosome 22, ASM1340144v1, whole genome shotgun sequence harbors:
- the LOC119990541 gene encoding homeobox-leucine zipper protein GLABRA 2-like; translated protein: MDMVEMSNDNNHNNNPPTSRTKDFFASPALSLSLAGIFRDARANAVGPASSEGEEGSCGGGGRRDIDPTVEISSENSGPVRSRSVDEDFDNELGDHDLDDFDEDDDDGDKKKKKKRKKYHRHTSEQIREMDALFKESPHPDEKQRQQLSKQLGLAPRQIKFWFQNRRTQIKAIQERHENSLLKNEIEKLREGNKAMRETINKACCPNCGMATTSRDASITTEDQQLRIENAKLKAEVERLRKAIGKYSAGATASCSENEQENRSSLDFYTGIFGLEKSRIMEIANQALEELKKMATAGEPLWIRSLETGREILNYDEYVKEFKVEYSSNERPKRSIEASRETGFVFVDLPKLVQSFMDVNQWKEMFPCIISKAATVDLISNGEGGTKNGAVQLMFAELQMLTPTVPTREVYFVRYCKQLSSEQWAIVDVSVDKVEENIDASLSKCRKRPSGCIIEDKSNGHCKVIWVEHLECQKSPVHSLYRTVVNGGLAFGATHWIATLQLQCERLVFFMATNVPTKDSSGVATLAGRKSILKLAQRMTWSFYHAIGASSYHTWNKVTSKTGEDIRISSRKNLNDPGEPIGVILCAVSSLWLPVSPHVLFDFLRDEAHRHEWDIMSSGGPAQTIANLANGQDRGNTVTIQAMNVNENSMWILQDGCTNAYESMVVYAPVNITGMQSVITGCDSSNVAVLPSGYSILPDGIESRPQVITSRQEEKSTEGGSLLTIAFQVLTNASPMAKLTMESVESVNTLISCTLRNIKTSLKCEDS
- the LOC119991863 gene encoding 30S ribosomal protein S17, chloroplastic-like, which produces MLLASSLNSLKISNPFLHGITLSKPSPIPPPSLSRPSFMPPIRALKSMQGKVVCSTSNKTVAVEVTRLAPHPKYKRRVRKKKKYQAHDEDNQFKVGDIVQLLKSRPISKTKAFVAMPVQVRKKNKEKKEESEGSQDGVAQELGIPLESQQGEELQA